The DNA sequence GAAAGACGGGGTATGGGATAGAACATCACCGGATTAATGATAAAAATAGAATTAAAGCCCATACTAGAAAACAACTTTTAAAAAAGCAGTGATATGGGACATAAAATTATCACAGAAAAAGATTTTTGGATGTGCTCGAGTGGAGCTATGCCTGCCCAGTTACAGGGAACCAGAAAAAGCAATAAAAAAAGTTCTGGTGATGTGTATATTACTGTTGCAGATACTGCAACAAGCAGTTGGATAGACTTCGGATGTACTAAAAATATGCTGTGGGCTGCGCTCTTAACCGCCGTTGCGGTTGTTGTCGTTGTCGCATTAATTGTTGGTACTGGCGGAGTTGCGGCTATTGGCCTCATCGGAATGATGGCCATTGGAGCAGCAGCTGGAGTAGCCGGAGGCGTCATTGCAGCAGTTGATGGGGCATTGAAATGCGGACAGAAAAATGCCACAGCCAGAACCTGGGACGCCAGTAAAGAGAATCTTCTTCTTACCGGAACTCCGGGTATTACCGGAGACCGCACGATGACCTGTTCTATAGGTGGGGTAGTGAAATTTGCCCCGGAGATCAAAAGCTGGACTCATGCCATTGCTCTGGGCGGATTTAATTATATTACCCAATTAGCAGGTTGTGCATTAGGAGGTGCAGCTGTTGGAGCCGGAGGTTTTCTGGCTTCAGGATTGGCAGGTGGATCATTAGCGGTTGCAGCACCCACATTTTCTAGTGTCCTATCAAACGTAGCCGGGAGTTTTACGGGTATTTGGGGTGGTAGCAGGGCATTATTCGGACTCAACTCTTTAGCCAATGAGCATGCATATGGAAATGTTCAGAATGCCGGTGATGCAGGAGCTGCTTTAGTAAATGGAGGAGTACCTGAGATTGGTATGGGGAAGCGTATTTTTACAGGACAAGGACATCCTTCGGACTACCTTCTTTTCTTATATTTGTTAAACATACGGGCAAAAGGACCTACTCCTATTGAAGAACCTAATGCCGGAGGGGATAAAGATGGAAATACACCTTCTGATAAAGACGGAAATACCAATAATAAGGAAGAAGGACAGGCCAAAGAAGAAAATAAAAAGACACCCGATGAAGAGGGTACGCCGGCACCTAAGAGTGAAGCAGAGCAGCCCCAACCTAAAAAAGACGGGAAAGGAGATGCTTTTGCAGAGTCTGATGGCAAAAGTATTCCAGCGAAAAAGCCTAAAGCTTCCAAACCAGAGGCTGGCTCACCGGAACATAAAGCGGCAAGATGGGAAGCTTATCAGAATAATCCGAAGGTTAAAAATAAAAAATCATACGAAGAGTGGAGCAATCGCTATGAAGCGAATATGAAGAATGCGAAGAAAGGAAACAAATCCGCAGATGAATATCAACAGGAAATCGGATGGGGTGACAGGGAAGTTCCGATGAAGATCGATGAGAACGGTAATCCTGTTAAAGTAAAAAAAGGACAGGAGACGAGAAATCTGGATATTGGGGATGTTCCAAACAAAAAAGCAGTAGAAGTAAAAGATTATTCCAGCAAAAAAGTTCCTTACGATAAAGATATTAAGGCAGAGGTAGATTTTGATAAAAAGCTTGCAGAACAAGGATGGGATGTAGAATGGGTGTTTAAAGATAAAGGACCTTCCAAAGCTCTGGAAGAAGCATTGAAGAGCCCGCCGCCTATTAAAATAAAAATTATAAATTAAAAAGATCATGGATTTCGAAGATTTAGAAAAAGAGTTACAATCTGAAGTGGAAAGAGGAGAAGAAGTAGCAATTGAATATATTCAGAGTGGTGTTCAGTTTTCTCCGTTTATTTATTTTGGTGAGAAAAATATTAAGAAACTTGTTGCTGATTCTTTGGATGAAGCATTAGAAATGGCGGAAGAAGAAATAGAGGATATCGGTGAAGAGACGGTAGTTTTGATCTACAAAAATAAAATTACCCTTAATGATGGCAGTTTTGATGCCATTGTTTCTCAGGTCTATAATGTAGATGAAGAATCCGGGTACTCTTTCGGATTGGTTTATAAAATAGAGGATAATAAAATGAAATTTCTTAATAAGAGGGTGTTCCTTGGAAATGTAAGGAATTGTCTTATTTTTTAATTAAAAATATAAACCCATATAAATATAAACCGTAGGATCTGGTTATGGGAAATAAGATTATTACAGAAAAAGATTTCTGGATGTGCTCAAGTGGAGCCATGCCCGCCCAGCTGCAGGGAACCAGAAAAAGCAATAAAAAAAGCTCAGGTGAAGTCTATATCACCGTTGCAGATACGGCAACAAGCAGCTGGATAGACTTCGGCTGTACAAAAAACATGCTCTGGGCTGCACTCTTAACCGCTGTTGCGGTTGTCGTTGTTGTGGCATTAATCGTAGGCACCGGTGGAGTTGCAGCCATTGGCCTCATTGGAATGATGGCTATTGGGGCGGCAGCGGGAGTAGCCGGAGGAGTCATTGCAGCAGTTGACGGGGCACTGAAATGTGGACAAAAAAATGCTACTGCAAGAACCTGGGACTCCAGTAAAAGCGATCTTCTTCTTACCGGAACTCCTGGTATTACTGGAAATAGAACAATGACCTGCTCTATTGGCGGGGTGGTAAAATTTGCCCCTGAGATCAAAAGCTGGAGCCATGCCATCGCCCTGGGTGGATTTAACTACGTTACTCAATTGGCAAGCTGTGCATTAGGAGGTGCAGCTGTCGGAGCCGGAGGTTTTCTGGTTTCAGGATTGGCAGGTGGATCTTTAGCAGTTGCAGCACCTACATTTTCGAGCGTTTTATCGAATGTGGCAGGAAGCTTTACAGGAATTTGGGGCGGAAGCCGTGCTCTCTTTGGACTCAACTCTTTAGCCAATGAGCATGCATATGGAAATGTTCAGAACGCCGGTGATGCTGGAGCTGCTTTGGTGAACGGAGGAGTTCCTGAAATTGGAATGGGAAAACGTATTTTTACAGGGCAGGCCCATCCTTCGGACTATCTTCTTTTCTTATATTTGCTTAACATAAAGGTAAAAGAACCTGCTCCACCTATAAAAGAATCAAATGGTGGCGGCGATAAAGATGGGAACACACCCTCTGATAAAGATGGAAATGCCGATAATAAAAAAGATGATGGGCAGCCCCAAAAAGAAGAAAATAAAGCCCCGGAAGATGAAGGAGCCAATGGAAGTAAAGGACAGGGAGAAAACCAGCCGAAAGCCGACGAGGGAGGAGGAGGAAGTGCTTATGAAGAGTCTGTTTATAGACAGGATAGCCGTCCAAATTCTTCAGAAGGTTCTAAACCAGGAAGGGTTAAATCAAGTATCGATGAAAATGGAGATCTTGTTCCTGCAAATAAAGATGGAAAAGCTACCGTTGCTGATCATATAAGAGGTTCGGAACCGAAGAAAAGTGACAGCCCATACACTTCCTTCTCTGAAGGAAAACCGGGTATAGGTAAAAAGTACGGGGATAATGTAATAGAAGTTGATGTTAAAAGATTAGAAGCAGATATTGCGAATGGTAAAGTTAAAGATGTGGAAGTTCTGAGACCCGAACAGGTTCAGGCAGAATTACAAAGTAAAGTAGACGCGGCAAAAGCCAGATATGATGCGAATCCATCTGCGAAAAATTTGGAGAGACTGGAAAATGCCCAGAGAGATTTAAATAATACCGTAAGAGATAGAGAAGTCTTAATTAAAGGTCAGGTACCCGCAGAGTATATTAAAGTTTATCCCAACAAATAAAAGACAATCATGGAAGAAAACATGTCAAAAGAAACATATGATACCCTATACTATTATGATGAAGAAGGAGAAATAGGGTATGATCTTAGCGAGGTTATGCTTCTTGATAATGTAAATGATACAGATAGAATACATAAGCTCGTACAGTTATTAAGTTCAGATGATAAAGAAATAATTTACCAGGCAATTCTTATATTGGTTTCCTGGAATAAAAAAGAAGGATTTTCTAAACTTCAGCAATTTATCAATGAAAGATGGGATAACATTGAAAATTTTGATCCGCATAGAATATATGGAAGAGATATGGTGTATGATAAATTTTCACATGCACTTAAAATATCAGTCTTCAACGGCAATACCGAAACTCAATTAATGCCCTACATAAATCGGTTTTTGGAGCTATATCATGAGGTTTTTTTTGAAAGCTTTTTTAAGGATCTTTTATTATCACTGAATACTTTGAATTTATACCTTGCAGAAATTGAAAAAGCAGTTTTGAAAACTGTCAAAGCGGGAGAGCCCTACCAAGCCAGCCAACTTTTTCCCGTTTTAGTAAAAGCTGACCGTTCTTATTTTGAAAAATATAAGGTGTTTTTTGAGGATCTTAGCCTTAAAGATGACAGAATAGTATATAATATCGAAGAGGCTCAAAAATTTTTATAAAATGCCCTTCTAAACTTATGATTGACAAAAATGCAGAATTAAGATTAGAAGATATTGATGACCGTTTATATACCAAAAATGATATTAATGGATCCGCAGTATATTTTTTAGATCAGGAATTCACACAACCTTTTACAGGAGAAATATATGTGCAGTTTAAAGAGGTTTTGGAATCTGAAGCTCAATATAAAAATGGCTACAAAAATGGAATCTAATACCTTTATGATTCAGATGGGAATTTAGAACAGACCAATGAAAATAAAGGAAATGTAATGTATGGGATTTCTAAAGAGTATGATGAAAACGGAAATATTATGATAGCCAGTATTGTTTTTAATAATGAGTACCTGAAATCTGTGGAAGTTCTTGACGGGATAATTCAGGAAACGGCTTCTTATAAAGATAAATATGGAGAATCTCTGCCGGAATATATCAAAAAGCTATTAAAAATGTCCGATGAAGAAGTTTTTAATTACGAATTTAAAATCAATAATCCATATCTTAATTATGGTGAATAAGTAAAAAATACGAAAACCTCTCAGGAGTTTTTTTTTATTTTATGAAACTTTAAAATTAAAAATCTACCCATTAATTGTAGAACATAAATATTCCTATTTTCTTATATTTGTTCATTATAGAAAATATGGACGCAACTCAAGATAAAAGGTTATTTCTCATCGATGCTTATGCGATGATTTTCAGAGGATATTACGCATTGATCAGAAATCCAAGATTAACGAGTACAGGAATCGATACATCAGCTATTTTTGGTTTTACCAATTCTTTGATCGAATTGATCAGAAGAGAAAGACCTACCCATTTAGCGGTGGTTTTTGATGTGGGGCAAGCCAGTGTAAGAACGGATGATTTTGCCGACTATAAAGCTAACCGAAGTGAAACTCCCGAAGCAATCAAAATCGCAGTTCCTTATATTCATAGGATTTTAGAAGCAATGCATATTCCCTATTTGGGAGTGGAAGGATATGAAGCGGATGATGTAATTGGAACTATTGCCTGTAAAGCCGAAAAAGAGGGATATACTACTTTTATGGTAACACCGGATAAAGATTTTGCCCAGCTGGTTACAGATAAAATTAAAATGTATAAACCTGGCTTAAAAGGTGGAGATATTGAAATTCTTGGCGTAGAAGAAGTAAAAGCCAAATATGAAATTGAAGATCCTAAACAGGTGATCGATTTTCTTGCCATGATGGGGGATGCTGTAGATAATATTCCGGGATTGGACGGGGTTGGTGAAAAGACAGCCATGAAATTTCTCAAAGAATACGGAAGCATTGAAAACCTTCTAGCTAATACTCATCAGTTAAAAGGGAAATTAAAAGAAAAAATAGAAGCATCAGCAGAAAGAGGGATTTTATCTAAAAAACTGGCAACCATTATTTGTGATGCTCCAATTGAATTCCATCAGGAACAATATGACCTTGAAACTCCGGATTTTGAAAAAGTAAAGGAGGTTTTTGATGAGATAGAATTCAGAAGATTGTATGAAAACCTATACAGAGCCTTCGCACCTACAGAAACTGTTGTAGTTGCTGAGGTTGAAGTAGCTCAAACGTCAAAAGGAACCATTGTACAAGGGCAGGTTACCCAGCTTGATCTTTTTGCTACTTATGAAGAATTGGATCAGGCAACTTCTACAAAATCAACTATAGAACATAACGAACATTTATATCAATTCGTAGATAATCCAAAAGCTCAGAAAATACTTGTCAATAATTTATTACAGCAAAGAGTGGTTTGCTTTGATACAGAGACGACATCACTGAATGAGTTGGAAGCTGAATTGGTAGGAATGAGTTTCTCTTATAAAAAAGGTTTGGCTTATTATATTCCTTTATCGGAAGATAGAAATGAGGTTTTAAAAACATTGGAAATTTTCAGACCGTTTTTTGAAAAAGAAGATTTGCTGAAAGTAGCTCATAATTTAAAATTTGACTATAAAATTTTAAAGCAATATGATATCACGGTAAAAGGAGCGATGTTTGACACAATGATTGCTCATTATCTACTGAATCCGGATGGGCGACATGGAATGGATTATCTTTCAGAAGTCTATTTAAATTATAAACCTGTTTCAATTGAAACGATTATTGGGAAGAAAGGAAAGAACCAGGGAACCTTCAGAGATGCAGATGTAAGAACACAAACAGATTATGCTGCAGAAGATGCGGACGTGACTTTCCAGTTATATGAGCTGTTTGCTCCCCAATTAAAAAAGGAAAATTTAGAAGACCTGTTCTTTAAAATTGAAATGCCGTTGATGGAAGTTTTAGCCAAAATGGAATTGGCCGGAATTTCTCTTGATGAAAAATGGCTGGCTCAGGAAAGTATTGATCTTGAAAATGATTTAAGACAATTAGAATCCAAGATATTTGAGTTTTCTGGAGAAGAGTTCAATATGAATTCTCCAAAACAATTGGGTGAGATTTTATTTGAAAAAATGCAGCTTGATCCAAAAGCTAAAAAGACGAAGACCGGCCAGTACGCAACCTCTGAAGATGTATTACAGAAACTGTCTTCAAAGCACGAAATTATTAAACACATTCTTGAGTACAGAACCTATCAGAAATTAAAGTCAACTTATGTAGATGCATTACCATCACAGATTGACAGAGATGAGCGTGTACATACCAACTTTTCCCAGACCACTGCTGCAACAGGTCGTCTGGCAAGTGTGAATCCGAATTTACAGAATATTCCGATCAGAACTTTGAGGGGGCAACAGATTCGTGGAGCATTTGTTTCCGGAGATGGAAAGAAAATTATCTCTGCCGATTACTCACAGATCGAATTACGTCTCATCGCTGAAATTTCCGGTGAAGATAATATGATCAAAGCATTCCAGGATGGTGAAGATATTCACGCTTCTACGGCAGCTAAGCTCTTTAAAATTCCTTTGGAAGAAGTTTCAAAAACCCAGAGAAGTCAGGCTAAAACGGTGAACTTTGGGATTATTTATGGACAGGGTGCTTTTGCATTAGCTGAGCAAACCGGTTTATCCAGATCAGAGGCCAAGCAAATGATCGAAGCCTATTTTGAAAACTATCCGAAACTAAAAGAATATATGGCTGAGCAGGTGAAGAAAGCCCGCGAAATTGGCTATGTCGAGACCATTTTAGGAAGAAAAAGGCATTTGAAGGATATTAATTCCGGGAACTTTGTCGTAAGAGGTCACGCAGAAAGAAATGCTGTAAATGCTCCTGTGCAGGGAAGTGCTGCTGATGTCGTAAAAATGGCGATGATCAAAATTGATAAGCAACTGGATGAACAGAAACTTCAAACCAAGATGTTGTTACAGGTACATGACGAATTGGTATTTGAGTCTCCAATCGAAGAAATTGAGGTTGCTTCCAAATTAATCAAAACTGAAATGGAAAGTGCAATTGAAACGCAGGTTCCTTTATTAGTTGAAGTTGGAGTAGGAAACAACTGGCTGGAAGCACATTAAAAAAATACCTTGGTTTATACGATAAAAAAATGCTGAATAAAATTCAGCATTTTTTCTTTTACAGTCATTATTGCATTTTAAAATTATCAAGGCTGTGGCTTAAAGTAGCTGAACTGAATTGATCTGCTGTTCCAGAATATCAATGATTTTTTCTTTTCTCCATTTACTTTAAATTCAATGGGTTTGAAAGGAATTCTAAAATCATCAATACTATAGACACCATTTGTTTGTCCAAGAAGCAAAAGTTTTTGCTCTGGAGCCAGTTTAACCATATTTAAAAATTCACCGGCTGCTATTCCAATTTGACCCAGTGTCAGCAAAAGGCTAATTGGACACTGTACCTGAAACTTAGGATCTAAAAGAAGGCTATGGAGTGGGCTTGGATTAATGGAAGCTTTGTAGGAAACATGACCCGGTTTGATATGTAACAATAGGTTTTCCCCATCACGAGATGAGTTTATACTGATCTTCGAAACATTTTGGGGAATATTGATATCGATGTCACTTGTCGTTTTTTTGTCATAATTTGAAAAACAGAAGAAGATATATCCTAAATCCATAGGTTTTAATTCCAAATTAGATTGTAAAGTTGCATCAACCTGTCCTGAATAAGGCATTGTTATCTCTGAAAGATCCCGGTTAAAAGTAAGAGACTGAAGATTAATTAACGCTTTACCATTTCCAGATATTTCCCCTTTAAATTTCCCCAAAGCAAGGAAGTCTAAAGTTTCCCTCCAGACATTACAGGCTGCTACCTTTGCTTCATTTTCTACCTGGTGAGCAATACGGGCTGTCTCACGGGCTGCCTGCCATGCTAACCTTTCAGCTTCCACTCTCAATTTACAGGCTCTTCTTGTTGCCGCACACACAGGATCTTCGACACGAACCCTTCTGCAAAATGGGCAAACTCCAACCGTTATGGTATGCATGCAGTTCCAGTTGCAGCTTGCACCATTAAAATCGGGATATTTAAAATCTGTTCTTACTTTTTGACAATTGATATCACCCCTTTTCACTTCCAGTTTTTCATTAAATGCTGTCTCAGGAATAATGAAGTTCTGCTTTAAAGTAATTGGTTTAGAAAAAGCTTCGTTAAATATAGTAGAAACTTCTTCTTTGCTTATACTCGCTGTTACAGAGGGTTTTATATCAATAGGTTCAAAAACGGTCAGCCATAGATTTTCATACTTTTCATTAAATGCTTTGAACAATTTTGATAATTCGGCGTTGGTTCTTGGTTTAGCTGATGAGGCCAGGGCAGTATTTACAATTGTTGGTTTGTCTTTTATCAGCTCTGCCATTATTGAAATACCATCTGATTGTATTCTTACTGAAGATTTTTTCACAAATCGGGATAGGTTTAAAGGATCAGCAATAACTTCTGTATCCGGATTTTTAAACATTTCCTTAAGACTTAGTTGATAAGATTCGCCCCAGCCAATATCAATAACTGTTGGTTTTTTAAAGATCTGGCCGTTAATATTATCGATGTAGTTCTTAAGAATTGGAGCAATTAATTTTGCTAGTGCTTTTTGAGAGATTTTAGGATGTTTTAAAAATTTGATACTCTCAATTTTTAAAGAGGTTAATGCACTTCTCAAATAAAGAGTATCTGTTTGGGTTGAAATTGCCGTGACACCTTTAAAATTTCCTTTAGTTTCTATATCGTATTTTGGAAATCTAATTAAAAAATCAGCTTGAATAGAGATGCCTTGTCGGTCAAAGGACAGTATAGGCTCAACGTTTTGTACAATAATATTTTCATCATTTATTCCCTCTGTGGCCTTTTTTAACTCCCGAGGCAAATACTGCAAAATAATTTCTTTGTTTACATGCACACCAACATGTGGTTTGAAATCTGAGAGTTCAGAAAGATTCCTTTCTACTGAAGTATATTGTTGATCAATTGTAGAAATAGGAGGGAATTTCTCATTTAATGCTGTCTTTAAGGGTGTACAGCTGCATAAGAAGATCACGATGCAGAGTATGCCCAAGGCTTTTGTTAAATAATTTTTCATGGCTTTTATTTTTAGTTTGTTTTTACAAAATTTATCAATCGCAGGCTGATATTTATTGTCAAACAAAGTTGAAGCTATTGCCATTGAATTTCAATTACCCTTTTTCGCTATTTTAAAAAATAAAAAAGCCTTAAACATTGTTTAAGGCTTTTATCAATGATCAGGTTATCTTCTTCTCGATGGGCTACTTCTTGTATGGGGTCTTACATAAGTTCCATCCTTTCTGGTATATCCTTTTACACTTACTGTTCCTCCTGAAGTCGAACTGTTCGAATTGTAATTATATGTTGAGGAGCTTGTAGTTGTTTTAAGAGGAGTATAATTACCATAGGATGTATAAACTGGATTATAGGCCCAGCCAGAGTAATTTCCCCATTTTATTTTCCTATAATTCCTTTTGTTGATTTTAGATGAAACAAAAACTTGAGTGTCTTTTGGGATTAAAGTTACAATGTTACTGGAATCTGTTGAACTATACATTTTTGCATCTTCAGATAACAAAACTGTATAGTAATTTGTCGAGCATGACATCGTAGTAATACAGAGAAATACAAAGCTTAACAGGTTTAAAATACTTTTCATGATGAATTCTTTTTTAAGTATTTCAAATTTATGGAATGCAATTATTGATTAATTACGGTTTCCCATAACTATTGAAAAGTCTAAGAATTTTCTTACTACTTCGCTTTCGAAAGAACCATTTTCACAGCAAGAAAGACCAGGACACTTGTCATAAACCATTTTTGTACTTTTATCCACATAGGATTTTTAGCGAAAAAGGTAGCTACCTTTGCTGCGGTTAAAACAATGATGAAGTTGATTGTAAAGCTTGTAAAGGTCTGTATGACCCCTAGCTCTAAACTTTGAGTAAAAATAGATCCATATTCCGGTTTAATAAACTGAGGAAAAAAAGAGAGGTAGAAGACGGCAACTTTAGGATTGAGAACATTAGTTAAAAAGCCTACTGCAAATAATTTTCGGGGTCTATCTATAGAAATGTTTTTATCAACTTCAAAAATATTTTTACTATTCGGTTTTATAGCCTGATAAGCCAGATATAAAAGATATATTGTTCCTAATGTTTTGAGGACGATATAGGCATAAGGTACGGCAAACAGAACAGCAGTAAGTCCAAAAGAAACCATGACAATGTGGAATAAAAAACCACAGACCACACCTGCAAGTGAAGTTAATCCTGCTTTTCTTCCCTGCGTTATCGATCGTGAGATAAGATAAATCATATTTGGTCCGGGGCTTATCACCAATATAAATGCGGCTAAGAAGAAAAAGAAAAGATCGTGGATAGGAATCATAATTTTTCACAAAGATAAAGAATCAATAATTGTAATTTATTCATTGTTTTAATAAATCTAATTCTATAATATTATTATCCTTTTTCAAGCCCTCAAGTGCTTTTTTTTCAAATTCACGAAAAATTTCATTTCCGGAGTGAAAAACACCATTAGCATCTGTTTGGTCTGGGAAAGCTCCAACTGAGCCCGCCATCGGATTTTTTCTAAAATTTTCATAAATTTTCACATATTTTTGATAAGTGATTTTCACATCTTTATAATTATTTACGTTGGGATAATTAAAGTTTCCTTTTGTGGCTTTTATCCCCTTAAGTTCAAAAATGTGACTTTTGTTAAGATCCTCTATTTTAAGAATCAATCCTGGAAGTCCAAAAAATTTATATGGACCACTTTGTATCGGAATCTCTTTTGCAAACCACGCAATCCACTTTCTACCTCCAAACTCTGTGGTTGCTTTTTGTACATCATACCCCAAAATATTATTAAACTCCGCAAGTATATTCCATTTTAAATCTATATTCTGATTAACTGAATATCTATAAGGTTCAAGAGGTGTAATAAATTCAATTTTTTGAGTATTAAGATCTCTGACTACTCTATCTTTATTCATTTTTATATTAGAGGGCATGGAAAGGATTCCTTTCTTTGAATCTGCATTCAATGTTGAGTCTGATTTGTATTTTTCAAAACTGTAGAATTCTGATTTATTGTTGCTAATATTTAAAACCATTATTTCTTTCTCTAAACTTTTCGCGTTTGTTGAATCACGAACAAATTTGTATTCATAGAAAAATTGTTTGTTTTGACCAAAAGCATTAATTGAGATAAGAGTAAGAGTTATAATTCTAATTAT is a window from the Chryseobacterium sp. T16E-39 genome containing:
- the polA gene encoding DNA polymerase I; amino-acid sequence: MDATQDKRLFLIDAYAMIFRGYYALIRNPRLTSTGIDTSAIFGFTNSLIELIRRERPTHLAVVFDVGQASVRTDDFADYKANRSETPEAIKIAVPYIHRILEAMHIPYLGVEGYEADDVIGTIACKAEKEGYTTFMVTPDKDFAQLVTDKIKMYKPGLKGGDIEILGVEEVKAKYEIEDPKQVIDFLAMMGDAVDNIPGLDGVGEKTAMKFLKEYGSIENLLANTHQLKGKLKEKIEASAERGILSKKLATIICDAPIEFHQEQYDLETPDFEKVKEVFDEIEFRRLYENLYRAFAPTETVVVAEVEVAQTSKGTIVQGQVTQLDLFATYEELDQATSTKSTIEHNEHLYQFVDNPKAQKILVNNLLQQRVVCFDTETTSLNELEAELVGMSFSYKKGLAYYIPLSEDRNEVLKTLEIFRPFFEKEDLLKVAHNLKFDYKILKQYDITVKGAMFDTMIAHYLLNPDGRHGMDYLSEVYLNYKPVSIETIIGKKGKNQGTFRDADVRTQTDYAAEDADVTFQLYELFAPQLKKENLEDLFFKIEMPLMEVLAKMELAGISLDEKWLAQESIDLENDLRQLESKIFEFSGEEFNMNSPKQLGEILFEKMQLDPKAKKTKTGQYATSEDVLQKLSSKHEIIKHILEYRTYQKLKSTYVDALPSQIDRDERVHTNFSQTTAATGRLASVNPNLQNIPIRTLRGQQIRGAFVSGDGKKIISADYSQIELRLIAEISGEDNMIKAFQDGEDIHASTAAKLFKIPLEEVSKTQRSQAKTVNFGIIYGQGAFALAEQTGLSRSEAKQMIEAYFENYPKLKEYMAEQVKKAREIGYVETILGRKRHLKDINSGNFVVRGHAERNAVNAPVQGSAADVVKMAMIKIDKQLDEQKLQTKMLLQVHDELVFESPIEEIEVASKLIKTEMESAIETQVPLLVEVGVGNNWLEAH
- a CDS encoding LysE family translocator, with amino-acid sequence MIPIHDLFFFFLAAFILVISPGPNMIYLISRSITQGRKAGLTSLAGVVCGFLFHIVMVSFGLTAVLFAVPYAYIVLKTLGTIYLLYLAYQAIKPNSKNIFEVDKNISIDRPRKLFAVGFLTNVLNPKVAVFYLSFFPQFIKPEYGSIFTQSLELGVIQTFTSFTINFIIVLTAAKVATFFAKNPMWIKVQKWFMTSVLVFLAVKMVLSKAK
- a CDS encoding GLPGLI family protein, whose translation is MNIIRIITLTLISINAFGQNKQFFYEYKFVRDSTNAKSLEKEIMVLNISNNKSEFYSFEKYKSDSTLNADSKKGILSMPSNIKMNKDRVVRDLNTQKIEFITPLEPYRYSVNQNIDLKWNILAEFNNILGYDVQKATTEFGGRKWIAWFAKEIPIQSGPYKFFGLPGLILKIEDLNKSHIFELKGIKATKGNFNYPNVNNYKDVKITYQKYVKIYENFRKNPMAGSVGAFPDQTDANGVFHSGNEIFREFEKKALEGLKKDNNIIELDLLKQ